The Anaeromyxobacter diazotrophicus genome contains the following window.
AGGCCTCGGTCAGCCTCGCCCTCGACGCGCCCGCGCCCGCGTCCCCGCCCGTCCCGGCGCCGGAGGCCACCCCGGTGCCCGCGCCGGCGGCCGCACCCGAGGAGCCGGGCGCGCTCACGGCCACCGCCTCCTTGCCCCGGCTGCGCCGCCGGACGGGCGCCGCGGCGCTGGCCGCGAACTCGCTCTCGCTGGCCCTGCTGCTCGCGCTCACCGCCGCCCTGCTCGCCTGGCGAGGGGATCTCGGCGGCCGGGTCCGCGGGGCGATCCGCTCCGGGGCGCGCGCCGTCGAGCCGGCGGACGTCCGGGCGGGCCTCTTCGACACCGCCGCCGGGCCCGCCGTGCTGGTGGTGCGCGGCGAGGTGCGGGCGCGCGCCGGGTCGCCGGGGCCGGTGCGGGTGAAGGTCGCGCTCGTCCAGGGCTCGCGCACGGTCGCCACCGCCGAGGCCCTGGCGGGCGCCGCCGCCTCGCCGGAGGAGGTGTTCGCCGCCTCGACCGCCGACCAGGTGGCCTCGCTCCGGCGCGCGCTGGACGAGCGCGCCGTACGGCGCCTCGCGCCGGGCGAGCCGGCGCCGTTCCTGGTGCTGTTCCCGGCCCCGGTCCCGGATCTCGCGGGGCTGCAGGTCCGGACCGCCGCCGAGAGCGTGCCCGGGCCGTGACCGCGGCTCCCGGGCATCCGCCGGCGCTCGCCGACGCGCGGGCCCTGGCGCGCCGGCTGGGGGCGCTGGAGGAGGGCGCGATCCGCGCCCGGGCGGCCGCGCGGGCCCTCGCGGCGCTCGCTCCCGGCGCCGCCGCGGGCCTGCTCGAGGCCGCCCTGCGGGCCGCCGCCGGGGGGGAGCCCGAGCCGGCCGCGGCGCTGGCGCAGGCGCTGCTCGTGCCCGGCCCCGACCTCGGCTACGAGGCCCTCGCCGCGCTCTACGCCGCCGCGGCCGACGCGGGCCTGGACGACGTGCGCCGGCTCCTGCTCTCGGCGCCGCCGCGGCTCGCCTGGCAGCCGCCGCGCGACCGCGCGGACGCCCGGCTGGCGCGGCTCACCCTCGGTCACAAGAAGGCGCTCGCCCGCCGGCCGGGCGATCCCGACCTGCTGGCGCGCCTGGCGGCGGAGGGCGACCCGGCGGTCGTCCGCGAGCTGCTCCGGAACCCGCACCTCACCGAGGAGCTGGTGGTGCGCATCGCGGCGCGGCGGCCCTGCCGCCCCGAGACGCTCCGCTGCCTGCACGAGGAGCGCAGGTGGCGGGCCCGCCCGGCGGTGGCGCGGGCGATCGCCCACAACCCGTACGCCGAGCCGGCGCTGGTCGCGAAGCTCCTGCCGCGGCTCTCGCCGCGCGAGCTGTCGGACCTGGCGGAGGACGGCGCGCTGCACGCGATGGTGCGCGCGCTGGCGGCCAGCCTGGCGCCCGGCCGGGCGCCGGCGGCCGCCGCGGAGAGCTAGGCCTTCTTCTCGGCGCTCGCAGCGCGGGCGGCGCCGGTGGCGGCGCCCTGCGGGAGCTGCCCCTGCTGCTGCGCGTCGCCCTTCGGGGTCACGTCGATCGAGTCGTCCTCGTTCGAGGCCTTCTTGAAGTTGCGGATCCCCTTGCCGAGCGCGTCGCCGAGCTGAGGGATCTTGTTCGCGCCGAAGACGAGCACGAGCACGACGAGGATGATGAGCACTTCAGGCAGTCGCAGTCCCATGAGCCGGTATCCTAGCGTCCTCACGGAGCCAAAGCCAGGAGAGCCATGGCCGGAGACAGCGCCACAACAGCGGAGCGACGCCCGATCATCCTGGCCCACCGCGGGGCCAGCGCGGACGCACCGGAGAACACCCTGGCCGCCTTCCGGCTGGCGCTCGACCAGGGCGCGGACGGCGTCGAGCTCGACGTGTGGCGCTGTGCGACGGGCGAGGTGGTGGTCCACCACGACGCCGACACGCGCCGCACCGCCGGCGCCGCGCTCCGGCTCCGGCGCGCGCCGCTGCGCGAGCTGCGCGCGCTCGACGTCGGCGCCTGGCGCGGCGGGGCCTTCCGCGGCGAGCGCATCCCACTCCTGGCGGAGGTGCTGGAGGCGCTGCCGGGCGCGATCGTGAACGTCGAGCTCAAGGCGGAGCGGCTCCCGGACCTCGCGCTGGCGGCGGCGGTGGCGCGCGTCCTCCACCGCGCCGGCGCCGCCGGCCGGTGCGTCGTGTCGTCGTTCGACGCGCTGCTGCTGGCCGCCTTCCGCGCCGCGGCGCCCGCCGTGCCGCGCGGGCTCCTGGTGGCGGAGGGGCGGACCTGGCGGCTCCGCGCGGGGGCGGGCGCGCGCCTGGCGCGGCCGGACGCCCTCCACCCCCAGGCCTCCCTCGTGACCGCCGCGCGCGCCGCCGCCTGGCGCGCGCGCGGGCTGGCGGTGCGCGCCTGGACGGTGGACGAGGAGGCCGAGGTGGCGCGCCTGGCGCGGCTGGGGGTGACGGCCCTCATCACGAACCGCCCGGCCGCGGCGCTGGCGGCGGCGCGCCGGGCCGCTGGAGCGACCTCGCGCTGAACGCCCGCCGCGGCCCGCCTCCGCGCCCTCAGCCGCGGTAGGGGCGGACGGGGCGGAGCTGATCGGCGAGCTTCTCGGGCGTGACGGCGGGCAGCCGGCACGCGCCGCGCTCGCAGACGTAGGCGGTGGGCTGGCCACTCACCGCGGCGCGGCCGGCGGCCACCGGCGCCGCCGCGGCCAGCCGCGCCAGCGTGGCGCCCTCGGCCGCTCCGGTGAGCGCGCGCGCCGGCATGAACGTCCGCCGCAGCACCTCCAGCATGGCCGCGGGGGCCTCGGCGTCCTCCGGCCAGACGAGGACCACCTCTCCCGGCCCGTCGAGCGCGGCGTCGAGCCCGAGGAGGAGCTCGGTCAACGCGACCGGCTGCTCGGCCAGCGCGGGCGCGTACCAGCGCAGCGCCCGCTGCACCACCTCGCTCCAGCGCGCGTCGGCGGTGTAGGCCTCCAGCCGGACCGCGTTCAGGAGCGCCACCGCCGCGCCGGACGGCTCGGCGCCGTCGTGGGTGGGCTTCTCGCGCGCGAGGAGCTCCTCCTGGTCGTGGCCGGTCACGAACCAGCCGCCGCGGGGGTCGGCGAACAGCTCCTCGGTCGCGCTGGCCAGCGCGAGCGCCTCGCGCAGCCAGGTCGGGTCGAGCGTCGCCTCGTGCAGGTCGAGCAGGCCCTGGACCAGGAAGGCGTGGTCGGAGAGGTAGCCCGGTGGCCCGAGCGCGCCGGCGCGCCAGCTCCGCGCGAGGCGCCCGGCGGGGCGCAGCGTCCCGAGGACGAAGCGCGCGGCGCGGGCGGCCGCCTCGACGTAGAGCGGCTCGTCCAGCACGCGCCCGCCGAAGGCGAGGGCGGAGAGGCCGAGACCGTTCCAGGCCGCCACCACCTTGTCGTCGAGGAGCGGCGGCGGCCGCCGGGCGCGCGCCTGGTAGAGCGCGACGCGCGCCGGCGCCAGCGCCTCCCAGGCGTCCTCGTCCGGCGACGGCACCGCGAGGATGTTCCTGCCCTCGAAGTTCCCGCCGGGCGTGACGCCGTAGAAGGCGAGGAAGCGGTCGGCGCCGGCCCCGAGCACTTCCCGCAGCTCGCGCTCCTCCCAGACGTAGAAGCGGCCCTCCTCGCCCTCCGAGTCGGCGTCGGTGGCGGACCAGAGCGCGCCCTCGGGCGAGGCGAGCTCGCGCAGGACGTAGTCGAGCGTCTGGCGCGCGACGCGCGCGAGGTCGCGCCGGCCGGTGACCTGCCACGCCTCCGCGTAGGCCACCGCCAGCTGCGCGTTGTCGTAGAGCATCTTCTCGAAGTGCGGGACGAGCCAGCGCTCGTCGGTGGAGTAGCGGTGGAACCCGCCGCCGACCTGGTCCATGAGCCCGCCCGCCGCCATCCGCTCCAGGGTGAGGAGCGCCATGTGGAGCGAGCTCGGGTCGTGCGTGCGGCGGTGGTGCCGCAGCAGGAGCCGCACCGGCAGGTTGGAGGGGAACTTGGGGGCGCGGTTCACGCCCCCGTGCTGCGCGTCGAAGACGCCCTCGAAGAAGCGCACCGCCCGCTGGATGGGCTCCGCGCCCGGCGGCGCGTCCCCCGGCGCCGCGCCGGCGCCCGAGAGCGCCACCCGGATGGCCTCGGCGAGCGCCCGCCCGGCGTTCTTCACCCGGGGTGGATCACGCTCCCAGACGGCCACGATCTCGGCCAGGATCGAGAGCAGCCCGCGCGCGGGGCCGCGGTCGCCGTCGCGCGCCGGGAAGTAGGTGCCGGCGAAGAACGGCTCGCGGTCGGCGTCCAGGAAGACCGTCATCGGCCAGCCGCCGCCGCCGGTGAGCGCCTGCACCGCGGTCATGTAGATGGCGTCGACGTCGGGCCGCTCCTCGCGGTCCACCTTGATGGCCACGTAGCGCTGGTTGAGGTAGCGCGCGACCTCCTCGTCCTCGAAGGACTCGCGCTCCATGACGTGGCACCAGTGGCAGGTCGAGTAGCCGATGGAGAGGAAGATCGGCCGGCCCGTGCGGCGCGCCTCCTCGAACGCCTCGTCGCCCCAGGGCCACCACGCCACCGGGTTGTGGGCGTGCTGCAGCAGGTAGGGGCTCGACTCGAGGGCGAGCCGGTTGGTGAAGCGAGGGCGGCCGTCGCCGGCGAGGTGGCGGGTGCGGGGCCGGTAGCCGGGCCCGAGGCGCTCGATCGCCCGCTCGAGGCTGGCCTGGAGCGCGGCAGGGTGGGGCGCTGCGCCGGGGAGGGGCTCGATCACGGCCGGTACATAGGGAGGCCCCGGCCCGCGCGCCGTGCGCGCGCAGGGTCGGGGCCTCGGGTTCGCGCCGACGTCAGTGCCGCTTGTCGGGGTCGAGGGCGCCCTTGATGTCGCCCTTGATGTCCTTCAGCTTCCCCTTGAGCTTGTCCATCGTCCCTTCGTCCTTGAGCTCGCGATTGCCGGTGATCTCGCCGGCGGCGTTCTTCACGCGGCCCTTGGCCTCGTCCCACTTGCCTTCCAGCTTGTCGTCGTCGCCCATCGCCATGGCGTTCGCTCCTCCTTGTCCTGGAAGATGGGGACGCGCTGCGGCACAGGGAAGCCCGGCAGGAGCGGGCGAGGGAGCTAGCCCCGGTCCTGGAAGGCGTCGAGCGCCCGGGCGATGCGCCGCTCGATCTCGAGCCGCATGAGCCGCGCCGTCTCGACCGCCTCGGCGAGCGCCTCCTCGAGATCGGCGGCCTCGCCGCCCGGGTGCACCCGCAGATCGGCATGGGACCGGTGGTTTGGCGCGGTGGCGGGTCTCCCGCCGGGCAAGAGGACCAGGGGAAGGCGGGGCGCGTCCATGGATCGAAATCTAAGTCGTCCCCGGGGTCGGCTCGGGCGCGAGCGGGCGCCCGTTGGGGCGGCACCTGATCGAGAGGGCGCTCCGCGTCACCCCTTCACCACCCCCATGGGCTCGAGCCGCGCGACGAGCCGGGTGACGCCGGCGCGCGCCATGACGCCGACCACGTCGGCCACGTCCTTGTACGCGTCGCTCATCTCCTCGCCCAGCGTCTTCGGCCCGCGCGACAGCACCTCGATGCCGCGCTCGGCGAGCTCGCGCGCGATGGAGCGCCCGCGCGCGGCCGCGAGCGCCCGCCCGCGCGAGAGCAGGCGCCCGGCCCCGTGGCAGGAGGAGCCGAAGGTGTCCTCCATGGCGCGCGCCGTGCCGGCGAGGACGTAGGAGTAGCGGCCCATGTCGCCCGGGATGAGCACCGGCTGGCCCGCCTGGCGGTAGGGCTCCGGGACGCGCGGGTCCCCCGGCCCGAAGGCGCGGGTCGCGCCCTTGCGGTGGACGAGCACCTCGCGCGGCGCCCCGTCGACGAGGTGCGTCTCGCGCTTCGCCACGTTGTGGCACACGTCGTACAGGACCCGCGCCGCGAGCTCGGCGTCGGACGCGCCGAGGGCGCGCTGCAGCGCCCGCACCGCCAGCCCGGTCATCACCTGCCGGTTGGCGAAGGCGAAGTTGGCCGCGGCCTGCATGGCGCCGAGGTAGGCGCGCCCCGCCTCGCTCTCGACGGGCGCGCAGGCGAGCTGCGGGTCCGGGAGCGCGCGGTAGTCCTCGCCGTAGTCGGGGCCCGCCTGCGCCAGGCCGGCCAGCGCCTCGTCGCAGACCTGGTAGCCGAGGCCGCGCGAGCCGGAGTGGATCTGGATCGCCACGCGGCCCGGGAAGAGCCCGAACGCCTCGGCCGCCGCTTCGTCGTAGATCTCGGCCACCCGGTCCACCTCGAGGAAGTGGTTCCCGCTCCCCAGCGTGCCGAGCTGGTCGGCGCCGCGGCGCCGGGCGCGCGCGCTCACCTCGCCCGGCTCGGCGCCGGGGAGCCGCCCGCCCTCCTCGCACCGCTCGGCGTCGTCGGCCGCGGCCGCGAAGCCGCGCCGGACGCCCCAGCGCGCGCCGTCGCGGAGCACAACGTCGAGCTCCTCCTCGGAGAGGCGCGGCAGCGCCCGGCTGGCGCCGACGCCGGCCGGGATGTCGCGGAAGAGCTGCGCCACCACCTGGTGCAACCGGGCCCGCACCCACTGCGCGTCGAGCTGGGTGGTGACGGCGCGCACGCCGCAGTTGATGTCGTACCCGACGCCGCCCGGCGAGACGGCGCCGCGCTCCGCGTCCACCGCGGCCACGCCGCCGATCGGGAAGCCGTACCCCCAGTGGATGTCGGGCATGGCGAGCGAGAAGCGCAGGATCCCGGGCAGGTGCGCGACGTTCGCCACCTGCTGCAGCGCCGGGTCGTCGGGCGCTGGGGGGCCGACCGAGTAGACACGGCCGGGCACCTTCATCCGGCCTTCCCGCGCGATCTCCCACAGATCGGCCTCGATGCGGCGCAGCTTCATGGTTTCGTCATGGCTGGGTGGTTGGGGGCGGCGGCCGCGCACGAGCCCCGAAGGCGGGTCTCGATCCAGGCCCGCCGCGTGACCGCAGGTGGCGACCATAATCCGGGGCGCCGCACACGCACCAAGAAACCCGGTGCGATCCGCGGCTCACGACTCGAGGGGGGGAAGATGATGAGAAGCGCACGCCTGGGGTTGGCGGTGGCGACGGCGCTGTCCGTACTCTGGTCCGGGTGCGGGGGGAGCAGCAACCCCAGCGCCGCGTGCTCGCCCAGCGGGACCTGGAAGACCTCGGGCAAGATCACGAACACGACGAGCTCGCTGTGCGGTGACCTCGCGGCGCAGCTCACCACCGAAGACACCATGACGATCACGGTGACGGGGGTCAGCATCACGGCGCACGCGCAGTCCGGCGGTGCGGACTTCACCGGCACCCTCGACCCCGCGAAGTGCAAGGCCACCCTGAACGCGAGCGCGAGCGAGCCCGTCCAGCTCACCGACGGCTCGACGGCCACGCTCGTCGCGACCAGCCTCGTCAACGTC
Protein-coding sequences here:
- the tatA gene encoding twin-arginine translocase TatA/TatE family subunit, with translation MGLRLPEVLIILVVLVLVFGANKIPQLGDALGKGIRNFKKASNEDDSIDVTPKGDAQQQGQLPQGAATGAARAASAEKKA
- a CDS encoding CsbD family protein, whose product is MAMGDDDKLEGKWDEAKGRVKNAAGEITGNRELKDEGTMDKLKGKLKDIKGDIKGALDPDKRH
- a CDS encoding glycerophosphodiester phosphodiesterase → MAGDSATTAERRPIILAHRGASADAPENTLAAFRLALDQGADGVELDVWRCATGEVVVHHDADTRRTAGAALRLRRAPLRELRALDVGAWRGGAFRGERIPLLAEVLEALPGAIVNVELKAERLPDLALAAAVARVLHRAGAAGRCVVSSFDALLLAAFRAAAPAVPRGLLVAEGRTWRLRAGAGARLARPDALHPQASLVTAARAAAWRARGLAVRAWTVDEEAEVARLARLGVTALITNRPAAALAAARRAAGATSR
- a CDS encoding thioredoxin domain-containing protein, whose protein sequence is MIEPLPGAAPHPAALQASLERAIERLGPGYRPRTRHLAGDGRPRFTNRLALESSPYLLQHAHNPVAWWPWGDEAFEEARRTGRPIFLSIGYSTCHWCHVMERESFEDEEVARYLNQRYVAIKVDREERPDVDAIYMTAVQALTGGGGWPMTVFLDADREPFFAGTYFPARDGDRGPARGLLSILAEIVAVWERDPPRVKNAGRALAEAIRVALSGAGAAPGDAPPGAEPIQRAVRFFEGVFDAQHGGVNRAPKFPSNLPVRLLLRHHRRTHDPSSLHMALLTLERMAAGGLMDQVGGGFHRYSTDERWLVPHFEKMLYDNAQLAVAYAEAWQVTGRRDLARVARQTLDYVLRELASPEGALWSATDADSEGEEGRFYVWEERELREVLGAGADRFLAFYGVTPGGNFEGRNILAVPSPDEDAWEALAPARVALYQARARRPPPLLDDKVVAAWNGLGLSALAFGGRVLDEPLYVEAAARAARFVLGTLRPAGRLARSWRAGALGPPGYLSDHAFLVQGLLDLHEATLDPTWLREALALASATEELFADPRGGWFVTGHDQEELLAREKPTHDGAEPSGAAVALLNAVRLEAYTADARWSEVVQRALRWYAPALAEQPVALTELLLGLDAALDGPGEVVLVWPEDAEAPAAMLEVLRRTFMPARALTGAAEGATLARLAAAAPVAAGRAAVSGQPTAYVCERGACRLPAVTPEKLADQLRPVRPYRG
- a CDS encoding RtcB family protein; the encoded protein is MKLRRIEADLWEIAREGRMKVPGRVYSVGPPAPDDPALQQVANVAHLPGILRFSLAMPDIHWGYGFPIGGVAAVDAERGAVSPGGVGYDINCGVRAVTTQLDAQWVRARLHQVVAQLFRDIPAGVGASRALPRLSEEELDVVLRDGARWGVRRGFAAAADDAERCEEGGRLPGAEPGEVSARARRRGADQLGTLGSGNHFLEVDRVAEIYDEAAAEAFGLFPGRVAIQIHSGSRGLGYQVCDEALAGLAQAGPDYGEDYRALPDPQLACAPVESEAGRAYLGAMQAAANFAFANRQVMTGLAVRALQRALGASDAELAARVLYDVCHNVAKRETHLVDGAPREVLVHRKGATRAFGPGDPRVPEPYRQAGQPVLIPGDMGRYSYVLAGTARAMEDTFGSSCHGAGRLLSRGRALAAARGRSIARELAERGIEVLSRGPKTLGEEMSDAYKDVADVVGVMARAGVTRLVARLEPMGVVKG
- a CDS encoding zinc-ribbon domain-containing protein; the encoded protein is MYARRRQRRAMIITCPSCQTRFRLDPDRLGPTGARIRCSACKAVFRLLPSGAVTPDGAAERAPSPSGPGQPGGAAPARAARGAAAPADPFAPAGREPFAAADPFAADLGPDPFSLGAAATPPPVAPAAGLHAAAEAAGPPAERPSPPPPAPDPDALSLEEATAPPRGSAHPPPLPARTPAPTPSLSLADEATQLVEPRAGERVAEAAAEPQASVSLALDAPAPASPPVPAPEATPVPAPAAAPEEPGALTATASLPRLRRRTGAAALAANSLSLALLLALTAALLAWRGDLGGRVRGAIRSGARAVEPADVRAGLFDTAAGPAVLVVRGEVRARAGSPGPVRVKVALVQGSRTVATAEALAGAAASPEEVFAASTADQVASLRRALDERAVRRLAPGEPAPFLVLFPAPVPDLAGLQVRTAAESVPGP